A single genomic interval of Oryza sativa Japonica Group chromosome 7, ASM3414082v1 harbors:
- the LOC107281686 gene encoding LOW QUALITY PROTEIN: uncharacterized protein (The sequence of the model RefSeq protein was modified relative to this genomic sequence to represent the inferred CDS: deleted 2 bases in 1 codon; substituted 4 bases at 4 genomic stop codons) produces the protein MRKAKRRLAATPAETTRRRSGTGQLQRRSGSSGAKPESGSSSGRWRQGSGPTRDEDDGGEDGGGGGNGLDAGEEVGRGGGDGDGPGGGGGGVEGEVLPASLAAVSASPTCRPHRCRGRQIRPRPSPAPATATSPQPLPRAFLVAAASSPHRDPPPPHGLLGEMQMXIERLVWENRELEEKLSMALKESKAMEEILDEMEEKHDDAFARITLLETQLKPLKLENMRLNEXRGKSMWDKKPPSTAHGGESLPASTRPSNTRKRKDREDEAEEVAAAAAAQEEEGAVASRRRXPWRXDSETSVQMRRGKAVARRRSLVSLGMAAVVGAVAWAADAPCLPLLVGLFATMGVSMCSVTRFFFLRESAAALRGGRPTFSSSNTVPLLSLNWFLLGILTSPMLPGAAHAIVSAANLSSHRRRRFSSHRPPSGGGRSKGRKGERKRVGRKMGGRRKRERG, from the exons ATGAGGAAGGCGAAGAGGAGGTTGGCGGCTACGCCCGcggagacgacgaggaggcggtcgGGGACGGGGCAGTTGCAGAGGAGGTCCGGGTCGTCGGGCGCGAAGCCGGAGTCTGGGTCGTCATCGGGGAGGTGGCGGCAAGGAAGTGGCCCGACTCGTGACGAGGACGATGGTGGCGaggacggaggcggcggtggcaacgGACTGGACGCTGGCGAGGAGGTCGGacggggcggcggagatggagatgggcctggaggaggaggaggaggggtggaaGGGGAGGTGTTGCccgcgtcgctcgccgccgtctccgcttCCCCAACATGTCGTCCCCACCGCTGCAGAGGCCGACAGATACGGCCGCGCCCCTCGCCCgcaccggccaccgccacctccccccAGCCGCTCCCTCGTGCCTTCCTCGTTgccgcggcctcctcgcccCACCGCGACCCC CCGCCACCGCACGGGCTGTTGGGGGAGATGCAGATGTAGATAGAGAGGTTGGTGTGGGAGAATAGGGAGCTGGAGGAGAAACTGAGCATGGCGCTCAAGGAGAGCAAGGCCATGGAGGAGATTCTTGACGAGATGGAGGAGAAGCACGACGACGCCTTTGCCAGGATCACTCTCCTCGAGACCCAG CTGAAGCCTCTCAAGCTGGAGAACATGCGGCTCAACGAGTAAAGGGGCAAGTCCATGTGGGACAAGAAGCCGCCGTCGACGGCACACGGCGGCGAGAGCTTACCGGCGTCCACGCGCCCGTCGAacacgaggaagaggaaggaccgGGAAGACGAAGCAGAGgaagttgccgccgccgccgccgctcaggaggaggagggggcggtggcGTCGCGACGGAGGTGACCATGGAGG TAGGATTCCGAGACGTCCGTGCAGATGCGGCGGGgcaaggcggtggcgcggcggcggagcctggTCAGCCTGggcatggcggcggtggtgggggcgGTGGCGTGGGCGGCGGACGCGCCGTGCCTGCCGCTGCTGGTGGGGCTGTTCGCCACGATGGGCGTGTCCATGTGCAGTGTCACgcgcttcttcttcctccgcgagtccgccgccgcgctccggggCGGCAGgccgaccttctcctcctccaacaCCGTCCCGCTGCTCAGCCTCAACTGGTTCCTCCTCGGCATCCTCACCTCCCCCATGCTTCCCGGCGCTGCCCACGCCATTGTTTCCGCCGCTAATCTCAgctcccatcgccgccgccgcttcagttCCCACCGgccgccgagcggcggcggccggtcgaaggggagaaaaggggagagaaagagggtaGGAAGGAAgatgggaggaagaagaaaaagagagagaggatga